AAGTTGCAAtgacaggaaacaaacaaacaaaacacaacaaaaccactgCAGCTCACTGAGGCATTAAAATATCTATGGAGAGCAAGCcaaaagacatgaaagaagagcaAAGGTGCAAGTATCAGAGCTGGAAGGGAATTATTAGAAATCCATGAAtggaaaaggaataaagaaaaactaGCATACTGGGCATCAACAAACACATAGCATCTAAATGCACACAGTTCTTCCACAGACTTTCAAGAGTCTctgtaaaattagaaaaaagccaatctgaaaagaaaggggggagaaaaGCAGCCTGCAGTGACAGATTTCTTGTCCACAGAGAGAAACACAGCCTACCAGGAGGTGCGTGTCTGTTACACAACATGCATACTCACACATGAGGatgaaattttcaaaagaaaaataccataaaGGTACCTTGTTTATCAAAGCACTACAACAAGTGATAACACCTCTAATAAATTACTCTATGCCTCGATCCTCCCAGCTGACCTGGACAAGTAAGTGCAGGGAACTTCACAACACATGGTAACTTCTTGCCAGCTGAGGAATTCCAGATGTGGATTCCACTTACAGAAGGAAACAGATCAGTATGCCCGCACAGTCCTTTAAGTAAGGGAAGTTAAGACTGCAGTGGGTGCTGCTGCAGACTGGGATTGCTCTTTAATCAAGCTGGGACTGATCTCAGATCTATCATAAATCTGAGATTCAGCCAGGTGACTCATTTCGGCCAGATGATTTCTAGCAAAATAGAGTACACTTTTCTGAACTCGGCACAGTACACTGCTCCCCAAGGAAGCCATTGGAACCCAGGAGAAGGAGCATTTTAACTGGAGTTTGACAGCTTCTACAGACAGTTATACCTGAAAGAACATAGGTTAACACAGTTCACCTTCCTAAATAAACCAGCTATCAGAACAAGAGTTGTAAGTGCAGCCCACTCACCATTAACGTTGGCACAATCCTTTCGCAGGAACTCCAGCGCATGTGGGTGGTCATGCTCCACTGCCTGAGACACATCAATGATGTATACATCGCCACTGTGATACCTGCAAAACCACCATACAGAGCTGTACTAACTCCACCACTGTTATATGGGAGACATTGAGGGGCAGGCAACAAAGCGTGCTTCAAACTTAAGAATCAGCAAACAATCTTAACGTATTTCTGTAGTGTACACCTCGCATATTAGGGCCAGAGTGACTTTTCTCTGTCAATCCTTTCCCTCCTCTATACAAGCTGTATTATTAAACTTTAAAGAAATAGCCTTCCTGTGAACACAAAAAGCAGTGTTatgggtggggggagaaaaagaaaaaaatatataccttACTAATTTTTTCTCTagttgagggggtttttttgtttgtttgtgaggggtttttgtttggggttttattgtgttggttttgtttggtttttactttgtttgtttttgttttgtggtttttttctttaaaacagagaaagctcAGATCTGGGTTAAAAGCTACATAATTAATTACATAAGTTACAAAACCCAGTCACAAAAAGGACCCCACCCTCCCTTAAAGGTACATTAGTACTCTCACACAGAGGTTGCCAATGCATACATTTTAGATGTCACAATTCAGAGCAAGGTTTAAAAACATACAGCATATTAAATTCACTGAGATCTGCGTGAACAAGCCTGGCATCTTGATACATTCTTCTCATGTACTGGATGATTTGCAGGTACAGCTCCCGGACTTTGGAGTCAGATAACTGAGCATTCTTCAGCAAAGGAGCAGGCCTTGAAATCACAACACAAAAACCAGAAAGTGAATATTTTTGCCTTCTTCATACCAGCTGCAAATGCTTTAATCGCTGTACCTGATCCTTCCGCTCACTAAGTCTGTCAAGCAAGTCAGCATGAGCAGCTAAGTGCACAGAGCCAGCACGAAGGGCAGCAAAGCTTGGTATATGCTTGCCAAAGATACTGGAGCTTTTTTCCCAACATGAGCTAACTTGGACCATGCTACATTAATGGCTGTACTACAAAACGATGAGCTATCTTCATGTATTATTAGCAAGCTTTTCCAGCCTTAATCTCTGGTTAAGCCACTTTACGAATTCATTTTGCACACAACTGAGGCTTCAGAATCATGCAGATTGTCTGCAGTAGTAGCTGGCAAGTGTCTGGGTATTCTACAGGTCACACACACATGTAAGAGTAACATATTAATTTTACAGGCCTAAAGCAATAGAAGGTAAATTCAGAGggttggattttttgttttaataaaccTTTGTGCAAagctactaataaaaaaaaatatttgattttctaAGGATACTTACCTATCACCTTTACCAATAAAGCCCATGACAAGCACATGACTTCTTAGCATAATTGGCTCTGGGCAAGGTATCTGGGCTGTATTCAACCTGTAATATAGcaacaaagccacaaaaaaataaaaccaaactctACTATTTGCATTGCACTAGTGCCTATAGGAGCTCTGTTGCTTTAAACATAATACACAACAAGAGCTCCTCTATTCAGGAAACTCTCACTTGTGAAGAACAACTAGGAAATGAATACAAAAAGCCACAACCATTCTGGCTCTGACCTTTCTCTAAGCATTCCTGTGTCAGACAAAGAATCTTTACACAGTTCAGGTTAATCCTAGATTAACCTGTATCACACAGTGTGCTGTTACTCAGCAGCAGCTATTTCTAGCTTTTCCTCACTTTTCAGTCATGTCAGACAGAGTTCAGACATCGAAGAGCTTAGAGCATGAGCAGCAAGACAAAAGAATATCTTtattcctccctcccctttctttttcctcccacagggaagcttAAGACACTTTCCTGAATATTCCAGAGACCCTAAAAGGTAGTGATAGCCACAGTCTAGCAATAGGAGAATACCTCCTATAAACTTACAGTTACCTTTGcatgctgaaataaaaactgGAAGAATCACCTTATTAaattcctcatttctttttcagcccATGTCTTCACCATTTTTCTTGGGTTGCCTTTGCAATATCCATGACGaaatctttaaataaagaaataagacaACAGGGACTCTTAGCCAACCAATACAGTATTAGCACTGGTGATTTTACCACCTTTCAAACAACACCTCCTCCCCAGTAAAACCAGGCAGAAGTCAAACTCACCTGAATTCACCACTCACATACTTATCCCGATCTTTAAACATCAGAATAGAGGTTTTGTAAATCTTTATTGCTCTGTTCTCTCCATTCGCAGTACTGGCATGATATACATTAGCCTATAGGATTATGAAGGGAAGaaataatattaaagaaaaactcTTTAAACCAACATAACCTTCTCTCTTTTTCGCTTTCTGACATCCTGGAAAAGATCTGATAAGCTTTCTCACCCCAGCCCCTATGTGGTACCCAGCTGAGTGAGACTGCACACAAGGGCAATCTCTTTTTCTACCAGAGGCAGCTTACAGGAAGTACCTAAGACTGGGTAGGGGTGTGACAATGCATATAGGACAAAAACAACAATGCACAAGAGAACTCTGCCTTATCCACATTTTGGAGACTAAAACAAGCCCTTGTGTGAAGGATTAATATGAGCCTGTGCACTATTTAGGCCCTAAAGCATGGCCCAAATACCTCACATCGACACCTCTACACAGGGCAGAAGCATGCCTTTAATCAGCATCCAAGGACTTGGAAGAAAACCAGATCAGCCAAGGGATTAGGCATTCTAAAACTGATTTATTAATTCATTCGGAAATCTGTGGTCTGGTTTTAATTATCTGCAATATTACTTGATAATAACAGCACACAAACATGCtagttttgtaaaaataatgaaagtttaatagtattttaaacagaattttgttACACCATTTAGATACTCCCATGTCTGCTGTCACGTAGAGCCAGTCTGATCTGCACGCAAGAGAGTCTTGCATGAAGAAAGAATTACCTGGGTTTGTATGTTTTTTCAGGCACTGTTTAATATTGTGTGTACACATAACCTTTCCAAAAATTTCAGTTGTAACATACAATTAACAAGATCCACAAATCTAAGATAACATTTAAATATTCTGAGAAATCTTTCATACTTGGGCAAACTTGTTTCCTTTAACATAAATTGCATTTTAAGATAACTTCCTACCAATcaagcaacacacacacaaaaaagtagtaCTAAAACCAGGTATTCCAATACATCTTCTGAGCACCATAAGCTTCCACCTAGCTTGCTGAGAAAAAGACTATTATGTCACTTGTAATAAAACTTACTTCTTTCCCTGTGCTGATGCAGCCATTGATTTCTGATATGACACCTCTAGTTAGCATCTTGAACAAAATCATTCGGGTCCTTGGATCCAACACCTCaaatttaatacagaaaagtCAGCAGAATTGCTGTCTCTGAAGAGGACAAAACCTAGTAATACAGTCCAGTCTTAGTACTGTATTAAGGGACCCACAGCATCAGACCATTCTTAAGGATCAAACAATAATCCAAACAGCAACCACTCAGAATTTTGCCATGATTCTAAAAcaatatttcactttttctttcaacatgattacttttttttttttaagctaagcaTATGTCCTTGAGCTAGCTCTAGAAGAGACAAAAGAGAATGATTTCCCACCCACTGTTGCATTAAATGTGTTAAAATAAGGTTTCTCTTGAGATACAGCTGTCATAACTGAAATAGAGCAGCTATGTGGCATTGGGCCAGTAATAGTTCAGtcttgctaaagaaaaaaagtaaaaagcaaacccagcacatttttattgttctttggAATTTCATAAAAACTTAAGATGGAATTCTGCATTGCATATATGATCAAATCACAATGCTAAGCACAAAAATGAGCTTCAAAATGTTTATGGAAGCAAGTACAACCTTCATACAGGaaagaaacataaagaaacaACATGTGTCTTCAGGATAACAAGGGAAACAGAATTCCAAGGCAAAACTCTGTTCCTACAGTATCCATTTTATTACTGATTCCAAAATTCTACATTATTTGTTCTGGTCAAAAGAGAAATTTGATGAATTAAGGACTTACCTGTTCTACTGTTGCTCTGTCTGACTTGTCTTTGACTCGGTACCtagcagaagtgaaaataaaattatacaatCCCACATATGGACTCAGTACTTTGACAGAGTAAAACACGACATTCTGTATCAAATACAAGATGACAGCCTCAAGAAGTATGACTTTCAGTTCATACAAAAGCAAAGGTTTCCCCTGCAggcagggttaaaaaaaaaagaaaaaaagaaacccataaACATCAGCGCCCTTCACTTTTATAGATATCTTCTTGCCTCCACTGAATTATGCTCATTCAGGAGAAAACAGTATATGTCTTAACAACTTAAGGCTATAAGctgcaagctttaaaaaaatttaatgaagAAGTACTTTTCCCTCACCAAATCATCAGGTGGAACCTTCAAAAGGCTTCCAATACCTTTTTAGCCCAACTGCTTAAGGACCTCTGTTTAGAAAAAAGAGTATCAGAGATAAAATAGTCTCTTCTAGTGGAATGACACCTATCACTTCTGTCTTACTACACCAATACAATCAGATGTGCTACCAGGAGCAGTGACAGAAGAATCAAAACTTCGGAATGATTTAGGCAACTGAGCTGGAAACCAAAAAGTTTAAGACCAAAAGGAAAATTGCATGCAGACTACCTACAAATTTTGTTTTTCGTAATAAATTTATTCAAAACTCAGGATCACACTAGAAAATAAGAACTACTTTTCTGGGATCAAATTATTTAAACGAAAATAGAACCACGAGTAATACTCACATGTCTGCTTCCTTCTGTCTAGACTTTTCTGTGACTCTGTTTATAACAGAGTCATCAAAATTTAACTTATCTGAAAAACacataagaagaaataaaaaaaaccccaaactccaagAAGTTTCCTATGTTTGGAATTGCCCCTGCAATTCTGCCACCAGCCAATATGCCACAACACAATATTAAAACACAAGCGGAGCTCTCTGTAGCAAGCACAGAAGCTTAGCTACATACCAGAGTTAACCTAGCTCTCCCCTCTGTCTACTTTTCAAAGTGGTACTATAAGGTAGAAACACAGATGAGTGAGACAGTCCCACAGACTTGGAGATATAATGCCATCCAGAAGTAATGCCTTTTGGATAACATCTCACCATTAAATTTGTCCACCCTTCTCTTATCACAATCAAATGCCATTTTTCTGAACAGAATAAGCAACAGCCTCCAGGATTCTCTCCCCATGATGTATTTAAAATGGTGTTGATTATCTGCTAAATGTATAAAAGCTGCTGTATTTGGCTACATATACCAGCACCACTCTTTTAAACCTTCATTTTAGAACCACTTCAttataaagaaaaacacaacctCTGTTTACTACCCTGTCAAAAGGCCCCAATCACAGCTACATCTAAGCCCTAACAGGCTGAGCTGAGCAGCCATTTCCATGACATGGTAAACATCAAACTACATCAGCTAGGACAGCAGCCTCTTTGCTTATCACAGAAACTCTACCCCTGTGAGATAACTGTTGCATAAGGTACCACCCTAATACTACAGGGGACTGCAATAGTCTAGAAAAATTAGCTGTGGTAGCAGCTTTGAGAATGACCAACATCATCACAACAGAGAGTTGATACCCTCCCTCCAGCCAAACAGCTTGCTCCTACAGAGAAGCTAGGGAAGAAATACTTTAGCTTTATGTGGTCTGGAGAAGtcaaggggaaggaaaaaaaccataaaccaaaaaacccaaacaaaacacccctGTGGCTCtaaagggggagagaaaggggtaTGACAGCTGGTTAATGGAGACTAAAGGCAACTTCCAAGTACgcaaatgccattttttaatCTGTCTGGAAATGGTTAACTGCCATTCCAGTGAATTCTGGCTTAAAGTAAGCAGAATTAGTCCAAGAATGTCACAGAGTGGTATCTGTTTTCATAAAAGAAGACAATGCAATTATACTCAcctaaattaattttatgttcaAATTTCCTTAAAGCCTTGTCTGTAGGGGTAGACATTTTTGCTGAATAGCAACTAGGGGTCTGTCTATTTGCCTGAAACAAAGGATTTGTTAATATAAGTTGCCTTCTCTAAAGAGCCCATTGGAAAAGTTAGCTCAAATGCCTATGCCTAGaactacaaaaagaaaaccagaaagggTGAGAAAATGGATACGGATTAACATCAGATTTTACTTAattcaataaaagaaaatacaggtgACATATCAGTTAAAATTCCAAAAAGTGCCTCAATTCGGGGTTATTTTTAGTCTGGGAATTGAGCTGCAAGTCTCTCATATTAACACTTTTTCTATCTGTAAAAGGAAGGGACATAGCAgacagaaacaaggagaaaaatgagaaggcTAATGAACAGAGAAAACTTTCCAAGATGCTGTCTTTTCTTACAGGTAGTCTTCTCCAAACACATTTAGTATCTGAACATGATTTCACCAACACTGGACAGCATAAACCTCTAACTAAAGGCAAGAATAAATTACCCAGGACAAGTGCTGTGAGTCAGACATGATATGCCATGATCAGCACCACTCTAATCTCAACTATTCTGTTATGTTGGtatcaataagaaaaaaagaagtttcgaACCTCCAGTGTACAAGCTGAAGGTAAGAAGGATGCTAGTTCTCACATCTCATGTGCTTTTCATTCTGCGCAATGCCAGTTTCTATGCCAACAGCATACACTCTAAATTAATCCATTTCTAGCACCTCCCTCCATCTCCTATGCTTGCTTTTGCCTCCTTCACCATTAGTCCAAAACTTAACCTGTTTCACTCTGGGTCTGACAAACAGGTATGGTCTTAAAATCAGATAGAAAGAATAGGGAAGATGCTCAAAAACACAGAGGACAAATACAAAAAAGTAAGCAACATCAGTAGAGATTGGGGTGGGCAAAGATAGAAAAGTTGAGAAAGgtaaggaacagaaagaaaactgcagtgaCAAAGAGAATCCAGTGATAAGGTTTGAGACAAGGAAATCAAGCAGAGCTCTGGCTACAACGTACATACACACATGGCATGGCAGAGGAACAGACTCAAAGGAAGGGGATTCTCTCAAGTAAAAATTTCCGTTTGCATTTATGCTCAACATAATACTAATAAAGAACAAAGCCTTCAGGTTAGCCCCATTTGCTCTTGGACACCCTTGATGCCCACAAAATAGCCTTCAACATACCTGTGGATTGCATCCACCAGCAGCATTGTGGCGCTTCATGAGTCTTCCCACCTCATCATCCCAGTCCCAGTCTTCATCTTCCCCTTCATCATCGTtgtcgtcatcatcatcatcatctcctTCCTCAGTGTTAACTTCTTCACACATGCATGACTGGCAATTCTCGGTGACCTCGCCTTCTTTAGCTGTTTCTGTGTCTTCTGTAAATTCACTTCAAACAAATACAGATGTTTATATAACTACAAATGATTGTTGCAGTCATCAAAAATTTGATACGTTTATCTGAACAAATGATTTCACAAGGTTAGCTCTCCATGAGAGGTTTCTCACTTCACCTGTCTTTAAGCAAGCATATATGAGGGTGTCACTGCCTTTAAAGGATGGACTATGTTTAAATTATCTTCTTCACCAGATCAGTGCTGCCTTCTAACTTTTCTGCAGTTACACATCTTTGGATCCCTCTGACACCACACCAGATAAACACACCAGATCAGGCCAGCTGGCTCCTTCACCAGAGACGAACCACTCTGGTTGCTGCCACAGCAGATTTCCACCTGACAAGGTATTCCACAAAATCTCACTGAGGCAGACAGCCAACCTGCTGGTAACTCAGGGCACCAGCACGACCTATGCAAAAAAAGTTAGACCTAAGAAGGAGTTTGTAGGAGAAGTGAATCCTCTTGACTTACTCATGTCTTACTGTCTGTAGTATCTGCCAGAACGAGTATGTCCAAAAGCAGATTGTCCGCCAGCATTTGACATTTAATTAAATGAATCACAAACCGGAAAGTGAATGGCCTGAACCAGTAACACAAGACCATTCCTTACTCGCTCCCCACTAAATACAAAAAGCTCCAGGCTTTCAGCCCAACAGAAAACGTGCTTTCATTCCAAAACGAATCAAAGCGACTCGCTGTCCTCAGCGGCTCACCGTGGTTTCGCCCGTTCGGACACAATCAGATGACGCCAAGGTGAAACTGCCTCCCCCACCCCGAGTCTGCAGGCGGGTCTGCCCTCCCCCGCAGCGTTCGGGGGGCACCCCCCAGCCGGGCCTGTTCTCCGCTGCCGGGCGGGTGCAGGACTGCTCCCCTCACCGCTCGCCGTTGTTTGCCGGCCGCCCCTGGGGACGGACGCACCCGAACCGCCGCTCGGCAACCGCCCCGGGCCCGGCCTCACCTCACGCCGGCACAGGGCGCCGCgagaggcccggcccggccgcccccgcccccgtccCCTCGCCTCGCCGCCTCCTACCCGTCGGAGCACTCCGCATCGTCAAACTGCCCGGGCACGGCCTGGCTCATCGCCACCGCCCGGTAatccatggcggcggcggcggcaggcaggcaggcaggcaggcggccGGCCCGCACGCAGGGCCGCAGGCGCCGGGCTGCCCCCTACGGCGCCGGCAGAGGGACCAAAAGCATCGAGGGCGAGCGCGGCCGTACAACGAAGGCGGGCGCGATCCGCCTTCGCCCCCGCCCGCTTCTCAGGTTCAGAGCGCGGGGATTGGCTGCCAAAGGCCTGACGTCAGTCCTACCGCACCGGGCTTGGCGCAGCGGCGGGCGTGAGGGGCTGGGCATGGCGGGCGGGGGGAGAAGGGCGCGGGAGCGGGATCCGTGCCCGCCGAAGCCGGTGACACACCGCGGAGCGCTGACAGGCGCTGCGAGGGTAAATCCGGCAGGCACGGCTTTCCCCTGGGGGCACTCGCAGCAACCGCTGCGAAGTAAAGAAATGCTCATCGGTGGAACATCCGTGCCATACGGCATCATCCGGCCTTAAAAACAATGCGTCTTCAAGCCCTCTTCTCTTTGCTGGAAATGACCGTTTATGCCTCAGATTCTCGGCTGCTTTCCCTAAAACATTAGTGATGATCTGTGTCATCTGTGATAGATGTTGATAGAGTTTTACTCAATATACTCTGAAATGCTGAATTCcaatctttattaaaataaagctcCATCTGAAGCCAAATGACATCTGAAGCCAAATGAATTCCACATTTTCAAGCCTCGCTAGAAGCATGTGAGGTCACTGTAACACCCCTTACACTGAACGATGTACTAATCTGTTTATATACCGATATCACGTAGCACTAAGTGAGTGCTAGGCTTTTGCCATCTGGTACATAATAGTATAATTTTAgaacttttttgtcttttctgtagaCGTTTTCCCATTACCCAAGTGGTATATGTAAAGGCCATCAAAAATCTGCAACTGTGCAGAAAACGGGGATGCTTGTACTGAGAAGCCTTTAAGAAAGAACGAATGGAATAGATGTCATTCCCATCTGCAAGGCTTCTGTAAAGTCAACCCATTGAGAGTCTCTGAATGTGGAAAGCACCAAGCCAGCTTCTGACATTTCTTAAAGCTACAGCTTTACTTCAGACTGTCTTCAAGTTCTGCCACTTCAGCTTCTGACACTAGAGCAGCTGGAACCTAAATAaccctttctccttcttttgtaAAGAAGAGGGAATCTTCTGTCAAATATTCTCCCTCTGTAACAAAGTGCCAGCTGCTAAGGCGGAAAAGAATACAGTGTCAGTCTGAAGGAATAGTACAACAACTGCTTTCCAAAGATTCTTTACTGCAGACAAACCCACGAGGCCTAACTGCGTGAGAAGGTACTGCTGCTCCGCTTGGACACCGGTGGCTTCAGCCAGAGGAGAGAGGGCACACTGCTGGAGAGCCCTCGTGCTGCTCAGTTGCTACGACACCCAAGCCAATTCCCTGACGTGTCATGGGGGAGGTCTGGAAAGGGAAAGGTCGATTccatatgaaaataaaactgcCGTTATTGCTTACTGTCTTGTATTACCTGGAAACTCCCATCATGCTTCATTGTGCTACAGATAATACAAATGCTGAACAAAAATGGGAGCCTGTATGCTAAGGAACTCACTGCCAAGTGTCCTCTCTGAAAGTGGATGCAATGCTATGTATGGCATTCTTTATTTAGCTGTGAAATGAACGCAGCAGCAGAAGTGCAGCGTTCGCGTGCAGGCTGGGGACAAGCAGGACTTTAGCCAGTGGCCCTGTCACACACCAAGACACATGGTCATCTAGCTTAGTTCCAGTTGCTGCCCCACCAGCATGACTTGCCATCACCCAATCTGGGTAGCCGCCAGTTTTGGGAGGCAAGATCTGTCTTTGTGCAGACATGCTCTGTGCTCTTTTTCCCAACATAGAGCTGCCTGCAACAGGAACTGGATTAAGATCACCTGATTACCAATCTTTTTCCTAGAAGCAGCTGTTGCAGGACTCTTAATCCATGTGGGTGAAGCTGCAGAGAATGCGCTATACTACAGGTTTATTTCACTGTCTAATAAATTATTCGGTGCTCTTAAGTAAAAGTACCTGTTTATTGTAATGACAGGGAAGtgttcaaaacatagcactgccaGAGGATTCCcacattaatttttattccttctttgctCCAGGCTTCCACATAGCTTCCGCTACAGCCATAGACTGCAgcatgctttgttttttcccaggCTTTAAGCACTCATTTGGAAACAGGCGCAAGCTGTTCTACAAATGATTCACCTGCAACGGGGTTAAGTCAAACAGTCCACTAGGCAATGGTGATACTTTCAGAAGGAGAATCTCCTATATTACAAAGAGCTAGGCTTGCTTTGAGCTCTTGGTCCAGCCTCTATCAAAGGCTGAACTGCAGTGTGGCCTTGGGTGAGTCCCTTCATACAAGTCTCAGCGTTGCAGTTTCTCA
This region of Harpia harpyja isolate bHarHar1 chromosome 1, bHarHar1 primary haplotype, whole genome shotgun sequence genomic DNA includes:
- the RIOK1 gene encoding serine/threonine-protein kinase RIO1, encoding MDYRAVAMSQAVPGQFDDAECSDGEFTEDTETAKEGEVTENCQSCMCEEVNTEEGDDDDDDDNDDEGEDEDWDWDDEVGRLMKRHNAAGGCNPQANRQTPSCYSAKMSTPTDKALRKFEHKINLDKLNFDDSVINRVTEKSRQKEADMYRVKDKSDRATVEQVLDPRTRMILFKMLTRGVISEINGCISTGKEANVYHASTANGENRAIKIYKTSILMFKDRDKYVSGEFRFRHGYCKGNPRKMVKTWAEKEMRNLIRLNTAQIPCPEPIMLRSHVLVMGFIGKGDRPAPLLKNAQLSDSKVRELYLQIIQYMRRMYQDARLVHADLSEFNMLYHSGDVYIIDVSQAVEHDHPHALEFLRKDCANVNDFFQKHNVAVMTVRELFEFITDPSITSENIDDYLSKAMEIASKRTEEERSSQDKVDEEVFKKAYIPRTLTEVKNYERDVDIMMKLKEEDMALNVQQDNILYQTVTGLKKDLSGVQKIPALLEKKADESETDSDDDDGSSGDSDLGCKESVHPKDKPAEVSMDKKERKKMVKEAQREKRKTKIPKHVKKRKEKTAKMKKGK